In Arvicanthis niloticus isolate mArvNil1 chromosome 4, mArvNil1.pat.X, whole genome shotgun sequence, a single window of DNA contains:
- the Eif2a gene encoding eukaryotic translation initiation factor 2A isoform X1, with product MGFSFRDKMAPSTPLLTVRGSEGLYMVNGPPHFTESTVLPRESGKNCKVYTFSKDGALFAWSNGEKVNIMNVANKGLLHSFDLPKAVCLEFSPNNTVLATWQPYTTSKDGTAGTPNLQLYDVKTGTCLKSFIQKKMQNWCPSWSDDEIICARNVNNEVHFFENNNFNTIANKLHLQKVNDFNLSPGTQPYKVAVYVPGSKGAPSFVRLYQYPNFAGPQAALANKSFFKADKVTMLWNKKATAVLVIASTEVDKTGASYYGEQTLHYIATNGESAVVQLPKNGPIYDVVWNSSSTEFCAVYGFMPAKATVFNLKCDPVFDFGTGPRNAAFYSPHGHILVLAGFGNLRGQMEVWDVKNYKLISKPVASDSTYFAWCPDGEHILTATCAPRLRVNNGYKIWHYTGSLLHKYDVPSNGELWQVSWQPFLDGIFPAKKITYQAVPSEVPSEEPKVATAYRPPALRNKPVANSKLHEEEPPQNMKPHPGSDKPLSKTALKNQRKHEAKKAAKQEARSDLVPPPVPQSAPRNTVTQSASGDPEVDKKIKNLKKKLKAIEQLKEQAAAGKQLEKNQLEKIQKETALLQELEDLELGV from the exons TCAGAGGATCAGAAGGACTGTACATGGTGAATGGACCACCACACTTCACAGAAAGCACAGTGCTTCCAAG agaatctggAAAAAATTGCAAAGTCTACACTTTTAGTAAGGATGGGGCATTGTTTGCCTGGAGCAATGGAGAAAA AGTAAATATAATGAATGTCGCTAACAAGGGACTGCTACACTCCTTCGACCTCCCGAAAGCAGTTTGCCTTGAATTCTCGCCAAATAACACTGTCCTGGCAACGTGGCAGCCTTACACTA CTTCTAAAGATGGCACTGCTGGGACACCTAACCTACAACTTTATGACGTGAAAACTGGAACATGTTTGAAATCtttcatacagaaaaaaatgcaaaattg GTGTCCTTCCTGGTCAGATGATGAAATTATTTGTGCCCGGAATGTTAACAATGAAGTTCACTTCTTTGAGAACAACAATTTTA ACACAATTGCAAATAAATTACATTTGCAAAAAGTTAATGACTTTAATTTATCACCTGGAACCCAACCTTATAAG GTGGCAGTTTATGTCCCAGGAAGTAAAGGTGCACCTTCATTTGTTAGATTATATCAGTATCCCAACTTTGCTGGACCTCAGGCAGCCCTGGCCAATAAAAGCTTCTTTAAAGCTGATAAGGTTACAATGCTGTGGAATAAAAAAG CTACTGCTGTGCTGGTAATAGCCAGTACAGAGGTTGACAAGACAGGAGCGTCCTACTATGGAGAGCAAACACTGCACTACATTGCGACAAATGGAGAAAGTGCTGTAGTGCAATTAC CAAAAAATGGCCCAATTTATGATGTAGTTTGGAATTCTAGTTCTACTGAGTTTTGTGCTGTTTATGGTTTTATGCCTGCGAAAGCAACAGTTTTCAACCTGAAGTGTGATCCTGTGTTTGACTTTGGGACTGGTCCTCGCAACGCAGCCTTCTATAGCCCTCATGGACATATATTAGTGCTGGCTGGATTTGGAAATCTTCGAGGACAGATGGAAGTATGGGATGTTAAAAATTACAAGCTTATTTCTAAGCCAGTGGCTTCTGATTCTACATATTTTGCCTGGTGCCCAGATGGTGAGCATATCTTAACAGCCACATGTGCTCCTAGGTTACGTGTTAATAATGGATATAAGATTTGGCACTATACTGGCTCTCTCTTGCATAAGTATGATGTGCCATCAAATGGAGAATTATGGCAGGTTTCTTGGCAGCCATTTTTGGATGGAATATTTCCAGCAAAAAAGATAACGTACCAAGCAGTTCCAAGTGAAGTGCCTAGTGAGGAGCCTAAAGTTGCAACAGCTTATCGACCTCCAGCCTTAAGAAATAAGCCAGTCGCCAATTCCAAGCTG CACGAAGAGGAACCTCCCCAGAATATGAAGCCACATCCAGGAAGTGACAAGCCATTATCAAAGACAGCCCTTAAAAATCAAAGGAAGCACGAAGCTAAAAAAGCTGCAAAACAG GAAGCAAGAAGTGATTTGGTTCCTCCTCCTGTGCCACAGAGTGCGCCACGGAATACTGTCACCCAGTCGGCTTCAGGTGATCCTGAAGTagacaaaaaaattaagaatctAAAGAAG AAACTGAAAGCCATAGAGCAGCTGAAAGAGCAGGCAGCTGCGGGGAAACAGCTAGAAAAGAATCAG
- the LOC117706737 gene encoding large ribosomal subunit protein eL42-like, whose translation MLNVPKTRWTFCKKCGRHQPHKVTQYKKGKDSLYVQGKRRYARKQSGYGGQTKSIFPKMAKTTKKIVLRLECIVSNCRSQRMLTSKRCKHLEL comes from the coding sequence ATGTTGAACGTTCCTAAGACCCGCTGGACATTCTGCAAGAAATGTGGAAGACACCAACCCCACAAGGTGACCCAGTACAAGAAGGGCAAGGATTCTTTGTATGTCCAGGGAAAGCGGCGTTATGCCAGGAAACAGAGTGGCTATGGTGGGCAGACTAAGTCTATTTTCCCCAAAATGGCTAAAACTACAAAGAAGATTGTGCTGAGACTGGAGTGCATTGTGTCCAACTGCAGATCCCAGAGGATGCTGACTAGTAAGAGGTGCAAGCATCTTGAACTGTGA
- the Eif2a gene encoding eukaryotic translation initiation factor 2A isoform X2 yields MVNGPPHFTESTVLPRESGKNCKVYTFSKDGALFAWSNGEKVNIMNVANKGLLHSFDLPKAVCLEFSPNNTVLATWQPYTTSKDGTAGTPNLQLYDVKTGTCLKSFIQKKMQNWCPSWSDDEIICARNVNNEVHFFENNNFNTIANKLHLQKVNDFNLSPGTQPYKVAVYVPGSKGAPSFVRLYQYPNFAGPQAALANKSFFKADKVTMLWNKKATAVLVIASTEVDKTGASYYGEQTLHYIATNGESAVVQLPKNGPIYDVVWNSSSTEFCAVYGFMPAKATVFNLKCDPVFDFGTGPRNAAFYSPHGHILVLAGFGNLRGQMEVWDVKNYKLISKPVASDSTYFAWCPDGEHILTATCAPRLRVNNGYKIWHYTGSLLHKYDVPSNGELWQVSWQPFLDGIFPAKKITYQAVPSEVPSEEPKVATAYRPPALRNKPVANSKLHEEEPPQNMKPHPGSDKPLSKTALKNQRKHEAKKAAKQEARSDLVPPPVPQSAPRNTVTQSASGDPEVDKKIKNLKKKLKAIEQLKEQAAAGKQLEKNQLEKIQKETALLQELEDLELGV; encoded by the exons ATGGTGAATGGACCACCACACTTCACAGAAAGCACAGTGCTTCCAAG agaatctggAAAAAATTGCAAAGTCTACACTTTTAGTAAGGATGGGGCATTGTTTGCCTGGAGCAATGGAGAAAA AGTAAATATAATGAATGTCGCTAACAAGGGACTGCTACACTCCTTCGACCTCCCGAAAGCAGTTTGCCTTGAATTCTCGCCAAATAACACTGTCCTGGCAACGTGGCAGCCTTACACTA CTTCTAAAGATGGCACTGCTGGGACACCTAACCTACAACTTTATGACGTGAAAACTGGAACATGTTTGAAATCtttcatacagaaaaaaatgcaaaattg GTGTCCTTCCTGGTCAGATGATGAAATTATTTGTGCCCGGAATGTTAACAATGAAGTTCACTTCTTTGAGAACAACAATTTTA ACACAATTGCAAATAAATTACATTTGCAAAAAGTTAATGACTTTAATTTATCACCTGGAACCCAACCTTATAAG GTGGCAGTTTATGTCCCAGGAAGTAAAGGTGCACCTTCATTTGTTAGATTATATCAGTATCCCAACTTTGCTGGACCTCAGGCAGCCCTGGCCAATAAAAGCTTCTTTAAAGCTGATAAGGTTACAATGCTGTGGAATAAAAAAG CTACTGCTGTGCTGGTAATAGCCAGTACAGAGGTTGACAAGACAGGAGCGTCCTACTATGGAGAGCAAACACTGCACTACATTGCGACAAATGGAGAAAGTGCTGTAGTGCAATTAC CAAAAAATGGCCCAATTTATGATGTAGTTTGGAATTCTAGTTCTACTGAGTTTTGTGCTGTTTATGGTTTTATGCCTGCGAAAGCAACAGTTTTCAACCTGAAGTGTGATCCTGTGTTTGACTTTGGGACTGGTCCTCGCAACGCAGCCTTCTATAGCCCTCATGGACATATATTAGTGCTGGCTGGATTTGGAAATCTTCGAGGACAGATGGAAGTATGGGATGTTAAAAATTACAAGCTTATTTCTAAGCCAGTGGCTTCTGATTCTACATATTTTGCCTGGTGCCCAGATGGTGAGCATATCTTAACAGCCACATGTGCTCCTAGGTTACGTGTTAATAATGGATATAAGATTTGGCACTATACTGGCTCTCTCTTGCATAAGTATGATGTGCCATCAAATGGAGAATTATGGCAGGTTTCTTGGCAGCCATTTTTGGATGGAATATTTCCAGCAAAAAAGATAACGTACCAAGCAGTTCCAAGTGAAGTGCCTAGTGAGGAGCCTAAAGTTGCAACAGCTTATCGACCTCCAGCCTTAAGAAATAAGCCAGTCGCCAATTCCAAGCTG CACGAAGAGGAACCTCCCCAGAATATGAAGCCACATCCAGGAAGTGACAAGCCATTATCAAAGACAGCCCTTAAAAATCAAAGGAAGCACGAAGCTAAAAAAGCTGCAAAACAG GAAGCAAGAAGTGATTTGGTTCCTCCTCCTGTGCCACAGAGTGCGCCACGGAATACTGTCACCCAGTCGGCTTCAGGTGATCCTGAAGTagacaaaaaaattaagaatctAAAGAAG AAACTGAAAGCCATAGAGCAGCTGAAAGAGCAGGCAGCTGCGGGGAAACAGCTAGAAAAGAATCAG